The nucleotide sequence TCCGCCGGGTGGCCGACCGGCTCGGGGCCGGGGTGGCCACCGCCCTGCTCGGCTTCGCCGCCGTCGACCACCGCGAGCCGTGGGTGACCGGCGCCATCGGCCTGCTGGGCAGCCGCCCGAGCTGGCAGCTCATGCAGGAGTGCGACCGGCTGCTGATCGTGGGCAGCAACATGCCGTACTCGGAGTTCTACCCGCCGCAGGGCCGGGCGAGGGCCGTGCAGATCGACCTGGACGGCAGCCGGATGGGGCTGCGCTACCCGACCGAGGTGAACCTGACCGGTGACGCCGCGCCGACCCTGCGGGCGCTGCTGCGCGAGCTGGGCACCGGGCCGGTGCCGACCGCCTGGCGAGCCACCCTGGCCGACGCCACCGGGAAGTGGCGGCAGTCCCAGCGCGAGGTGGCCGAGCAGGCGGCCGACCCGGTGAACCCCCAACTCCTCTTCGCCACCCTCGACGACGCCCTGCCGGACGACGCCATGCTGGCGGTGGACTGCGGCACGGCCACCGCCTGGTACGCCCGGCACATCCGGGTCCGTCCCGGCATGCTGGCCAGCCTCTCCGGCACCCTGCTCTCGATGGGCGGGGCCATGCCGTACGCCCTCGCCGCGAAGTTCGCCCACCCGGACCGCCCGCTGGTCGCCCTGATCGGCGACGGCGCCATGCAGATGAACGGGGTCAACGAGCTGATCACCGTTGCGAAGTACTGGCGGGAGTGGGCGGACCCGCGGTTCGTGGTGCTGGTGCTCAACAACCGCGACCTGTCCTTCGTGAGCTGGGAGCAGCGTTCCGGCGAGGGGACGCCGATGTTCCCGGCGAGCCAGGACCTGCCGGACGTGGCGTACGACAGGTGGGCCGAGGTGCTGGGCCTCGACGGCGTGCGGGTCGACTCCCCCGACCAGGTGCCCGACCTGTGGCGGCGGGTGCTCACGGCGGACCGGCCGGTGGTGGTGAACGCGGTCGTCGACCCGGCGGAGCTCATGCTGCCGCCGCACTTCACCGCCGAGCAGGCCCGCAAGACGGCCGCCGCCGTGCTGCGCGGCGACAGCGACCGCACGGAGATCCTCCGGCGCGGGCTGCCCTCGGTCCTCGCCACGTACCGGCCCCGCCGCCGCGGCCGGTGAGGCGTCACGCCCGCTCGTAGCTCAGCAGCACCGACCGGCCGTCGAAGCCCCGGGTCCCGGTCAGCCGCAGGTCGAGGCGGTCCTTGCCGGGAAAGACCGGCGTGCCGCCGCCCAGCACCACGGGGTGCACCACCACCTGGTACTCGTCGATCAGCCCCAGCTCGGTCAGCGCCGCCGCTGCGCCGGAGCCGCCCGTGAGCAGCAGGTCCCTGCCCGGCTGCGCCTTCAGCTCGGCGACCTCGGCGGCCAGGTCTCGGCCGATCACCCGGGCGCCGTACTCGGCGCTCTCCAGCGTGCGGGAGATGACGATCTTCGGGGTGCGGGCCCAGATCGGAGCGAACTCCAGGTCGTGCTGGTCCTGGGACATCTGCTCCGCGCGCGGCCAGTACCAGGACATCAACCCCCACACCTTGCGGCCGTAGAGGAAGGCGTCGGCCCGGTCGGTCAGCTCGATGGAGTACGCGGACAGCTCCGGCCCCATTTCCGCCCAGTCGAACTCCCCGTTCGGCCCCTCGATGAAGCCGTCGACCGACTGGTGCACCCAGTAGACGAGCTTGCGCATGGTGTCCTCCGCTTCCGGCGGCGCCCCCGGCGGGCGCGCTCACCGGTGGGTCGGAGCCGGCCGACCGGATCCGACAGCCGGCGCGGACTTTTTCTCCGGGAGATTTGCCCGGGGCGGCTACCGTCCGGTCTCGTGGCCCGCCCCGTGATGATCGCCGTGATCGGTGTCGACGGCTCCGGCAAGAGCACCCAGGCCCGGGCGCTCGCCCGCCGGCTGACGGCCCGGGGCGTCCCGGCGACGTACTTCGAGAACGCCGGTGGCCGGCCGCTGTGGAACCGGCTGGCCCGGGCACTCGGCCGGCCGGACGGGGTGGCGCTGTTCGGCCGTACCCTCTATCCGGCGCTGGAGGCGACCGTGCGCGCGCTGGCGATGGCCCGCACCGTGCTGGTGGCGCGGCTGACCGGGCGCACGGCGGTGCTGGACCGGTGGACCTGGTGCCAGGACGTGATCATGGCCGCCCGCGGCGACCGGGGGCGGCGGGCGGTCCGGGCCGCGTACGCGGTCTTCCCGCGTCCCGCCGTGGTCTGCTTCCTGGCCACCGCGCCGGAGGTGGCGCAGCGGCGGGTGGCGGCCCGGGGCATCGACACCGAGGAGCTGGCCCACCTCCGGGCGCTGGACACGGCCTACCGCGCGCTGCCCGAGTTCCCCACGTTCGTGGTGCTCGACGGCAACGCCGACCCCGACGAGGTGGCCGCCGCCCTGGACCGCGCGGTGTCACCCCTCATCGCGGGGTGACACCGCCCGGCCGGGGTCAGCCGCGGTGTCACCCTGTCACCCCCGGGTTGGCGGGGTGACACCGCGGATCGGGGTCAGCCGCGGCCGCGGCCCTGGAGCCAGCGGAGCAGGTCCGAGGGGAGGTTGTCCCGGTTCTGCTGGCGCCGGTCCGGCTGCGGGGTGGGGGTGGGGCGCGGCTGCGGGCGCTGCGGGTCGCCGGCCAGTTCGCGGCTGGGCGCCGTGAAGTCCTTCACCGGCTTGCCGTCCACCGCCGTCCTGATCACCTTGGCGACCGCGTCGATCACCCGGGCCTGCACGGCCGAGCCGACCAGGTCGGTCGCGTCGTCGGGGTTGGCGGCGATGCCGGCCACGGCCACCTGCGGGGTGAACCCCACGAAGGTCTCGGTGGCGTTCTGCTCGGAGCTACCGGTCTTGCCGGCCACCGGGCGGTCGACGATCCGGTTGACGGAGGTGGCGGTGCCGCCGTTGCACTGCCCGTACGCCGACTGCTGGCCGACCGGGCAGCGGGCCGCGTCGGTGGCCGCCCGGGCCACGTCGGCGTCGAGCACCCGCTTGCAGGAGGGCTGGCCGACGTCGACCTTCCCGCCGTTGGCCGCGGTCACCGAGACCACCGGCAGCGGCGTGCAGTACGTCCCCTCGGCGGCCACGGTCGCGTAGGCGTTGGCCAGGTCGAGCGGGGTGGTGGCGGCGACGCCCAGGGTGAACGCCCCCCAGTTCTCCGCGTCGTCCTTCGCGAAGGCGGCGTCGGAGTCGGCCCGGAAGGTGATGCCGAGCCGCTGCGCCATCTCCACCACCTTGTCCTCGCCGACCTGCTCGGCCAGCCAGACGAAGTAGGTGTTCACGGAGCGGCCGAAGCCGTCCCACATCATCCGGTAGCCGTCCATCCACTCCGGGTTGGCGTTGGCCGGGCACCACTTGCCGTCGCAGTTGCCCTCGGCATCGGAGCCGTAGCGGGTGGGCAGCTTGGCCGGGGCGTCGAAGCCGGTGGCGAGCGGCTTGCCGGCCTCGAGCGCGGCGAGCATGGTGAACATCTTGAACGTCGAGCCGGCCTGGTACCCGTCGACGCTGGCGCCGCCGGAGATCAGCGGGTTCACGGTGTTCGGGTGGTTGGCCTGCCCGGCCGGGTTGTCGGCGAGGCTGTAGTGCCGGTTGACCGCCATGGCGAGCACGCGGCCGGTGCCCGGCTCGACGGCGGCGATCGGCAGGGCCCGCTTGTTGCCGTAGCCGTAGACGGCCGTGGCCTGCTTCTGGGCGGTCTGCTGGATCTTCGGGTCGAGCGTGGTGACCACGCGGTAGCCGCCGCGGCGCAGCGCCTGCTCGCGCTCCTTGACGGTGTTGCCGAAGGCCGGCTGGGCGAGCCACCACTGGCGCAGGTAGTCGCAGAAGAAGCCCCAGTCGTCGTGGCCCTGGGCGACCGCGGTGCAGCCGTTGGGCTGGGCGGTCGGGTGCAGGGTGAGCGGCTCGGCCTTGGCGGCGGCGGCCTGCTGGGCGGTGATCGCGCCGGTCTCGGCCATCGAGTCGAGCACGTACCCCCGGCGGGCGAGCGCCTGCTCCTTGTCGCCGTCGATCGGGCTGTACTCGTCGGGCGACTGGACCAGCCCGGCGAGCAGCGCCGCCTCGCCCAGGGTCAGGTCGGCCGGCGCCTTGCCGAAGTAACGCTGGCCGGCCGCGGCGACGCCGTACGCGCCGGAGCCGAAGTACGCGATGTTGAGGTAGCGGTTGAGGATCTCGTCCTTGCTGAGCGTCTGCTCCAGCGCGTTCGCGTACCGGATCTCCTGGAGCTTGCGCCCGACGGTCTGCTCGGTGGCGGCCTGCCGCTCCTCGGCGGTGCGGGTCGGGTCGGTCTTGAGCACGTTGCGGACGTACTGCATGGTCAGCGTCGAGCCGCCCTGCTCGGTGCCGCCGCCCTTGACGTTGGCGACCAGGGCGCGGGCGATGCCGCGCAGGTCGGCGCCGCCGTGCGAGTAGAAGCGGCGGTCCTCGGCCGCGATGATCGCCTGCCGCATGACCGGGGCGATCTCGGCGAGGGGGACGTCGGTGCGGTTGACGTCGTAGAACGTGGTGATCAGGGTCTTGCCGTCGTTCGCGTAGAGGTAGGAGCGCTGCGGCTGCGCGGGGGTGCGCAGCGCGTCGGGCAGCTCCTCGTACGCGCTCAGGCCCGCCTTGGCCGCGAGCCCGCCGAGCAGGCCGCTGGGCAGCGCGGCGAGCGCGAGGACGAGCCCGGCGAGCACGCCGGCGAGGAGCACGATGAAGAGCCGCGACAGCGGCGACCGGGGAGACGGCATGCACCCCAGGATTACCGCGAATACGGCGATTCGGCCACCCCGCCAGGCAACTGTCAGTTACCTCACGGCAACCTCTCAGTTCCGGCGGAGCTCCCCCGGCACCCGTCGATCATGAGGTTGACGGCGATGTGGATCTCCTGGCATGCCGCCAACCTCATGATCGACCCCGGCGGGGTCTCACGTGGGGCGGGGGCCGGTGGCGGGTGGGGCTGGGGTGGCCGTCACGCTGGCGGCCAGCGCGTCCTGCGCGATCACCGCGGGGACCAGGCGGCCGGAGCGGTAGCCGATGCCGATGCCGGCGACCAGCACGAAGATCGCACCGAAGGTCTGCAGGGAGCCGATGAGCGCGCCGCCCAGGCCGAGCAGCGGGGCCGCGATCATCAGCATGATCCCGTCGCCGTAGGAGAACATCCCGGACCGGGCGACCGACCACCCGGTGAGGAACCAGCCCAGGCTGTAGAAGGTGGCGCCGACCAGGACGATGCTGCGCGCCGTGGTGCCGAAGACCGGCGCCTGCTCGGCCAGCCCGGCGAAGGGCAGCATGAGCACCATGCCGCCGATGCTGGCCAGCAGCCCGACGAGCGCGATCCGCCGGCACCGCGTGGCGGCGAGCAGGCCGGCGAGGGCCAGCAGGGCGAGCAGCCCGAGCCAGACCGCGGCCACCCAGCCGACGAGGTAGACCGGCTGGCCGTCGGCCGGGTAGGGGTCGTTGCCCACGCCGCCGTCGCTGGCCATCGCCACCAGGCCGTAGAGGACCGCGTACGCGGGCAGCAGCCACACCGCCGCCCGGGAGAACCGGCGGACCGACCAGGCCCAGCTCGCGTCGGTGGCCGGGGCGGCCGGCCCGGGCTCGGAGACGAACGGCAGCACCCCGAACCCGCCCCCGGTACGCCGGGTGCCGAGCGGCCCGGCCGGGTCGTGCGCGCCCGGGACCGGGGTCCTGGAGAACAGCCGGTTCGCCGGATCCTTCATGCGTCACCTCGCTCCGCCAGCGGGCGGCGGGGGAACGCGCGACGGCGCCCCGGCCCTGGTCACCACCCGTCCTCAGACCGATGGTGGCAGGCGCCGGGGCGCCGTATGAGTGATTCTCGGATTTGTCGGCGAGGGGCCGATCAGCCCCGTTCGCGCTGGTCCGACGGGTCGTTCAGCAGGCTCTGCGGGGAGACCGGCTCGGGCGCCGGCAGCCCCTGCGGGGTGTTGCCGCCGGTGGCCTGCGCCTCGGCGACGCGTACCTCGTCGTGGATCTCCTGGGCCGCGGTGGCGGCGGCGTGCGCGGCCTCGGCGGCCTCCCGCTCGACCTCGCCGGCGCTCTGGCTGGCCTCCGGCGACGGCACGTCGCCGACCATGTTGGCCAGCCCGCCCAGGGCGCCGCCCATGCCCTCCAGGGCCTTGGTCAGCTCGGTCGGCACGATCCAGACCTTGTTGGCGGTGCCGTTGGCGATCTGCGGCAGGGCCTGGAGGTACTGGTAGGCGAGCACCTTCTGGCTCGGGTTGGCCTGGTGGATCGCGTCGAAGACGGTGCGGATCGCCTTGGCCTGGCCCTCCGCCTGGAGGATGCGGGCCTGCCGGTCACCGTCGGCCCGCAGCACGGCGGCCTGCTTCTCGCCCTCGGCCGTGAGGATCTGCGACTGCTTGTGCCCCTCGGCGTTGAGGATGGCCGCGCGGCGGTCCCGCTCGGCGCGCATCTGCTTCTCCATCGAGTCGCGGATGCTCGGCGGCGGCTCGATCGCCTTGATCTCGACCCGGGTCACCTTGATGCCCCACCGGCCGGTGGTCTCGTCCAGCACCCCGGAGAGGTGCCGGTTGATCTCCTCGCGGCTGGTCAGCGCCCGCTCCAGGTCCAGCGAGCCGATCACGTTGCGCAGGGTGGTGACGGTGAGCTGCTCGATGGCCTGGAGGAAGTTGGAGATCTCGTAGGTGGCCCGGACCGAGTCGACCACCTTGAAGTAGAGCACCGTGTCGATCGAGACGACGAGGTTGTCCGAGGTGATCACCGGCTGCGGCGGGAAGCTGACCACCTGCTCCCGCATGTCGACCTTGGTCCGCACGGCGTCGATGTACGGCACCAGCAGGTTGAGGCCCGGGTTCAACGTCCGCTTGTACTTGCCCAGCCGCTCCACCACGTCCTGGCGCTGCTGCGGCACGATCCGCACCGCCTTCACCAGCGTCACCACGACGATCACGGCGACGGCGATCAACAGGATCGCTGCAAACTCCATATCTTCACCTTTCCCCTTCGGGCAGCCCGCCCGGGGTGGAGATCTCGTCCTGCCAGACCAGGGCGGTCGCGCCCCGGACCTTTATCACCTGCACCCGCTCGCCCGCCGCGTAGCTGCGCGTCGCGTCGTACGACCGGGCCGTCCACAGTTCACCGTCGATCTTGACGAGCCCCCGCTCGGCGTCGACCGGCTCCAGCACCACCGCCGTCGACCCCTCGATGGCCTCGACGCCGAACGGCTGGTCGCCGCTGGCCAGCGCCGGCATCGCGTGCCGCTTGATCACCGGCCGGACCAGGGCCACCGACAGCGCGGAGACCACCGCGAAGACCAGCGCCTGGAGCGCGACCGGCGCGCCGAGCGCGGCGGCACCGGCGGCCGCGAACGCGCCGGCCGCGAACATGATCAGGAAGAGCGTCGTCGTGAAGATCTCGGCGACCGCCAGCAGCACACCCAGCACGATCCAGAACACGGCGTCCACCCTTAGATCGTGACACGCCGACGCACCCCACAACGACCCACATGATCACCTAAGCTCGGCACCGCGCCGACCACCGCCGAGGAGGACGCCATGGCCCTGCTGCCCGAGACCGCCCGACAGGTCGACCTGCTGGTCGCCCGGGCCCAGGCCGAGGGGCGCGGCCCCTCCCTCGCCCTCGGCGTGGTCCGGGACGGTGCCCTGGCGCACGTCGCCCTGGCCGGCGAGCAGCCGCGCCCCGACGCGGACCTCCAGTACCGGATCGGCTCGATCAGCAAGACCATGACCGCCGTGCTGGTGCTGCAGCAGCGCGACGCCGGCCGGCTGGCCCTGGACGACCCGCTGGACAAGCACCTGCCCGGCACCCCGGTCGGCGCGCTCACCCTGCGCCAGCTGCTCGGGCACGCCGGCGGCCTCCAGCGGGAGCCGGACGGGCAGTGGTGGGAACGGGCCGCGGGCGCGGACCTGGAGACCCTGCTCGCCGGGCTCACCCCGGCGAAGATCGCCCACCCGCCGCACCACGTCTACCACTACTCCAACCTGGCGTACGGGCTGCTCGGCGGGGTGCTGGAGCGGATCACCGGCACCTCCTGGGCCGACCTGCTCCGCGAGCGGCTGCTCGAACCGCTGGCCATGCGCCGCACCACCTACCACCCGACCGAGCCCTACGCCCGCGGCTACGTGGTGCACCCCTGGCACGAGACGCTGCGGGAGGAGCCGCGCACCGACACCGGGGCGATGGCGCCGGCGGGCCAGCTCTGGTCGACGGTCGAGGACCTGGCCCGCTGGGCCGCCTTCCTGGCCGACCCGGCCCCCGACGTGCTCGCCCCGGCGACGCTCACCGAGATGTGCGCGCCCGTGGTGATCAGCGACCTGGACGCCTGGACCGGCGGCCACGGCCTGGGCGTGGAGCTCTACCGGGTGGGCGACCGCGTGTACGTGGGCCACGGCGGCTCGATGCCCGGGTACGTCGCGGGCCTGGCCGTCCACCGCCCGACCCGCACCGCCGTCGTCGACTTCGCCAACTCCTACGGGCTGCGCGCCGGGCACCACGTCGTGGGCCTGGCCCGCGACATCCTCACCCTGGTGCTGGACGCCGAGCCCGCCGCGCCCACCCCGTGGCGCCCGGCCGAGGCGCCGCCCGCCGACCTGGCCGGGCTGACCGGCCGCTGGTGGT is from Micromonospora terminaliae and encodes:
- a CDS encoding NfeD family protein; this translates as MDAVFWIVLGVLLAVAEIFTTTLFLIMFAAGAFAAAGAAALGAPVALQALVFAVVSALSVALVRPVIKRHAMPALASGDQPFGVEAIEGSTAVVLEPVDAERGLVKIDGELWTARSYDATRSYAAGERVQVIKVRGATALVWQDEISTPGGLPEGER
- a CDS encoding transglycosylase domain-containing protein, whose translation is MPSPRSPLSRLFIVLLAGVLAGLVLALAALPSGLLGGLAAKAGLSAYEELPDALRTPAQPQRSYLYANDGKTLITTFYDVNRTDVPLAEIAPVMRQAIIAAEDRRFYSHGGADLRGIARALVANVKGGGTEQGGSTLTMQYVRNVLKTDPTRTAEERQAATEQTVGRKLQEIRYANALEQTLSKDEILNRYLNIAYFGSGAYGVAAAGQRYFGKAPADLTLGEAALLAGLVQSPDEYSPIDGDKEQALARRGYVLDSMAETGAITAQQAAAAKAEPLTLHPTAQPNGCTAVAQGHDDWGFFCDYLRQWWLAQPAFGNTVKEREQALRRGGYRVVTTLDPKIQQTAQKQATAVYGYGNKRALPIAAVEPGTGRVLAMAVNRHYSLADNPAGQANHPNTVNPLISGGASVDGYQAGSTFKMFTMLAALEAGKPLATGFDAPAKLPTRYGSDAEGNCDGKWCPANANPEWMDGYRMMWDGFGRSVNTYFVWLAEQVGEDKVVEMAQRLGITFRADSDAAFAKDDAENWGAFTLGVAATTPLDLANAYATVAAEGTYCTPLPVVSVTAANGGKVDVGQPSCKRVLDADVARAATDAARCPVGQQSAYGQCNGGTATSVNRIVDRPVAGKTGSSEQNATETFVGFTPQVAVAGIAANPDDATDLVGSAVQARVIDAVAKVIRTAVDGKPVKDFTAPSRELAGDPQRPQPRPTPTPQPDRRQQNRDNLPSDLLRWLQGRGRG
- a CDS encoding dTMP kinase; translated protein: MARPVMIAVIGVDGSGKSTQARALARRLTARGVPATYFENAGGRPLWNRLARALGRPDGVALFGRTLYPALEATVRALAMARTVLVARLTGRTAVLDRWTWCQDVIMAARGDRGRRAVRAAYAVFPRPAVVCFLATAPEVAQRRVAARGIDTEELAHLRALDTAYRALPEFPTFVVLDGNADPDEVAAALDRAVSPLIAG
- a CDS encoding serine hydrolase domain-containing protein, whose product is MALLPETARQVDLLVARAQAEGRGPSLALGVVRDGALAHVALAGEQPRPDADLQYRIGSISKTMTAVLVLQQRDAGRLALDDPLDKHLPGTPVGALTLRQLLGHAGGLQREPDGQWWERAAGADLETLLAGLTPAKIAHPPHHVYHYSNLAYGLLGGVLERITGTSWADLLRERLLEPLAMRRTTYHPTEPYARGYVVHPWHETLREEPRTDTGAMAPAGQLWSTVEDLARWAAFLADPAPDVLAPATLTEMCAPVVISDLDAWTGGHGLGVELYRVGDRVYVGHGGSMPGYVAGLAVHRPTRTAVVDFANSYGLRAGHHVVGLARDILTLVLDAEPAAPTPWRPAEAPPADLAGLTGRWWWMGNEYEFRIDPAGDLVGGPVGRPLLRFTPEAPDRWRGRSGSQDGELLTVIRDESGDPVALDIATFVFTRTPDQEP
- a CDS encoding dihydrofolate reductase family protein, which gives rise to MRKLVYWVHQSVDGFIEGPNGEFDWAEMGPELSAYSIELTDRADAFLYGRKVWGLMSWYWPRAEQMSQDQHDLEFAPIWARTPKIVISRTLESAEYGARVIGRDLAAEVAELKAQPGRDLLLTGGSGAAAALTELGLIDEYQVVVHPVVLGGGTPVFPGKDRLDLRLTGTRGFDGRSVLLSYERA
- a CDS encoding SPFH domain-containing protein, yielding MEFAAILLIAVAVIVVVTLVKAVRIVPQQRQDVVERLGKYKRTLNPGLNLLVPYIDAVRTKVDMREQVVSFPPQPVITSDNLVVSIDTVLYFKVVDSVRATYEISNFLQAIEQLTVTTLRNVIGSLDLERALTSREEINRHLSGVLDETTGRWGIKVTRVEIKAIEPPPSIRDSMEKQMRAERDRRAAILNAEGHKQSQILTAEGEKQAAVLRADGDRQARILQAEGQAKAIRTVFDAIHQANPSQKVLAYQYLQALPQIANGTANKVWIVPTELTKALEGMGGALGGLANMVGDVPSPEASQSAGEVEREAAEAAHAAATAAQEIHDEVRVAEAQATGGNTPQGLPAPEPVSPQSLLNDPSDQRERG
- a CDS encoding thiamine pyrophosphate-requiring protein, producing MSADPTGDGRLPRDATVADYIVARLAEWGVHRYYGYPGDGINGMTSALQRTAGRAQFIQVRHEETAGFAASAHVKYGGGPLGCVVVTSGPGAIHVLNGLYDAKLDHQPVVALLGHTALPAEGGGYYQEVDLLALYKDVASAFLAQLDDPSQARHLVDRACRTALARRTVTALVLPSDVQDEPAVPEPPHAHGYYHTSAVPSSMPTVPPEEEVRRAAEVLRGGEKVAMLVGQGALGAEDEVRRVADRLGAGVATALLGFAAVDHREPWVTGAIGLLGSRPSWQLMQECDRLLIVGSNMPYSEFYPPQGRARAVQIDLDGSRMGLRYPTEVNLTGDAAPTLRALLRELGTGPVPTAWRATLADATGKWRQSQREVAEQAADPVNPQLLFATLDDALPDDAMLAVDCGTATAWYARHIRVRPGMLASLSGTLLSMGGAMPYALAAKFAHPDRPLVALIGDGAMQMNGVNELITVAKYWREWADPRFVVLVLNNRDLSFVSWEQRSGEGTPMFPASQDLPDVAYDRWAEVLGLDGVRVDSPDQVPDLWRRVLTADRPVVVNAVVDPAELMLPPHFTAEQARKTAAAVLRGDSDRTEILRRGLPSVLATYRPRRRGR